The genomic segment aggtcttcttgaagggcatgacaatcatctaagtcacttatcttccctattatcttagcatcattagcaaacatgttcatataattctgtattccatctggtagatcgtttatgtagacaatgaacattaccggtgcatgaACTGAACCCTgtcgtactccacttgtgacatttctccaatctGATACAtttcctctgattactgccctcatttttttatcagttagaaattattttcatccaagttagaagcttacctgtcacccctccaatatgtgtgtgtgtgtgctctcttgAGTATAATCTTTCAAAGatatttgtatatattgtatatctTTTGAACTTCTAACCATTATGTAAGAAATGGATTATTAGTGTGGATCAGAGTTTCTATAGTGTTGTCACTGGATTCATATGTGTAATTTTTTGGCAAGGTGACTTATATTAGTATTTGAGCCGTTTGGAGACAGTCATTTTCTGGTGCCCGTGTGGACTTTAACTCTGGAAAGGAAATTCAGGACTTAGTCAAACTTCATGGTTTGTGGACTTAACTTTTTGAGAGGCAATTCTTGACTGCCAGATTTCTGAGGCATAGTGAACTCTAACTTTTGAAGACGAATAATTGACTTTGCCATTTGTCCATCAGTGTAGGCTCTAACGTAAATTGATTAGTTTTTGGACTTTGCCATTGTCAGTCTTGGGGAAGTTTTATCGACTTTGCTATTTGTTAGTCCAGTTGGGATTTAGTTTTTCTGAAGGAAAAGCGATACTTCATTGACTtgtgttattattgttcatgCCAAGACATTATTCCCCCACTCTGGTTATGtaacatcactacccaccatgttCACAACTAAACAGCCAGTCTTGAGCTGTCTAGTGCATCACTGTTATTACGTGATCTGTACTTAGTGACATCTAGTTGCTTGACTTGTGCCTTGACCTAATTGATTGTTACTTAGTTGTGGATATGTATGTAGATAATGGTGTATATAAAGCTGTGTCATGCAGCTAGGTTTGCCCTAGTAAACTGGTGAATTTTATTTAGACTTTCATTCATCTCTAGACATTTTTTATTTATTCACTTGAAGGGCAGAAAGTTCAATGATTTATGAGGGAAAGTTTGAGATTAAAATTTATGAGCCTTGCTGTGGATCATGACACGACAGTGTGATTGCGGAACCACTGCTTCTTGCGCCTCTTTTGAGGGGGGTCAAGTTTTGGCCTCTGGTCCTCGGTAGGCTCACAATGACTCGCAAAGGCCTGGCATGAATTGAAATGGGTGGAGCTTACCAAGCAGCAAGCATCAGGGGTTTACCAAGGACCCAGCAGAAAGAAGTATTTCAGTACAGTGATTTTTTTTCTATAAATTCAACATTTTTGGGGTAGTGAAAGTGGGGAAGGAATCTAGTGGGAAGATTTGGACTGATATTTTGAGGGATCAGTTTAGGGAGGTCAGAATGTGAGAGGGTGCTCTCTAATATTTTGATGCTTGTTCTTTTTAAATAATTTTGCTTAGAATAATTATGTAAGAATATTTTTTTCCAGGCTTCCTTATGATGTGAGGTCTTGTAAAAGACTTCAAGACAATAAATGGAATATAAGTAGTACCAGAAAAAATTGATTACAGAACTCATAAAGATTTAGGACATATCAAAGAAGTGAAGAATATCAATTGCTTCAATGGAACATGATATTCACCAAGGGATGATATCTAGAGATGAATATATTTTGCCACAAGGCATGCTGCATGATGCATTAGGTCGTGGTGCCATGGAACGTGAGGCAGTCGTGGGAACAAATAATCTGATGGCTGTTTCTAATGAAGCTCAAAAGAGACCCTCTGTATTTCCTATGGAGGCAAGGGATGCCAAAAAATCAAGATCCAAAACACTTCAGTTCATATGCAGCATACCAGAATGTGCAGAAAAGTTTAATTGCCAGGAGAATCTGGAAACGCACAGGAAATTACACTTGGGCGTGAAACCATTTACATGTGATGTTTGTGGTAAAGTTTGCCAGACAGAGAGTAAGCTTAAGAATCACCAAGCTTCCCATGCTAATGATGGCATTAAACCAAAATGTGACATTTGTGAACGGAGCTTCTCAAGTCGTAGTGCACTAAACAAACATAAAAAAATGCTTCATAAACATAAACCCCATGTTTGTCCACATTGCCACTCAGGGTTTGAAAAGCGCAGATATATGGTCGTCCATGCTAAAAGAGCCCACAATGCAGATCTACCGCTGGAAATGAAGGAGTCCGAGTCTCCAGTGTCAGCTGAAAATTTTGAAATGAACAACTTGGATTCAAATCCCAATTTAAGTGACTGTAAacatttttataaagaaaattatTCTTTACCTATAAATGAAGACCCACTGACACATTCAACTGCCCCTAACAATTCCCTTGATCCCTTAGTGGAACATGCTCAGCCTACCCAGTCAGATTTATCTCTTGTACAAAAGAAAACTAATGTTCCTGGTGCTTTCTCTGTATGTGCTCCAATTTCTTGCGAGTTTTGCACATCAACTTTTCCCTCAATAGCTTATTTGGAGCAGCACATGGAAGTTCATTTAGGTGAGAAAACATATGCCTGTCATAATTGTGGGATTAGTGTCTCCAGTCTACTTGACTTAAGTAGTCATTTGAAGCTACACACTACAGGAGTTGAGAGTTCAAACTTTATCCCACCAAATTACAGCAATGGAAACTTCAATCAGTTTGTTCCTCTACCTGCGCAGCATGGGAACACCAGAAGTTCACAGATGTTTGATAAATATATTTGTATAGAATGTAATGAGCAGTTCTTAAACCTTGGCAGCCTCAAACGCCACCAAGCTAAAGGCCACAGTAATGCTGTGATGAATGCCTGATGTAACATTAGTCTTAGTTCATTCAAAATGCAGACAAATTCGATCCATCTATGACTTTTAATTGCATGATCAGTTGTATTTATATTCATAATTTGCAAGACAAAAATACAATtagtgtatatatactgtataacatTTTACAGTAATATAATCCATCTATAGCAATAGTTACTTTGTTTATAAATACAGGTAAATAACATGGTACAGAAGAAAAATAGTTTCTAAGCTGATAAAGAGAGTGACAAGGATTATTTTGCTCTTGGATGTTCGTACACAGAGCTAGTAGGAGCTAGTTCTCCACTTTATAAAATTGTGCATATTGCATTAATAAAATTGTGCATATTGCATTAAGTTCCTATTTGTATACATTATTActgtataattatattatatatttgttgAATGTTATGCATGTTGAAGGATTACATGTGAGTGTAATTGTCTAATTGTAGTTCAGCTCAAGTTATGATGACCCGACTTTCTCAAACATTTCATCAGATTACATTTTAAATTCTACTGTGTTTTTATAGCATTCTTTACTTTTTtcatctgaatttacctgagagccacaatCTCTCTAGTGTCTTCAAAAGGGACAGGAAGCTGATGGTTTGTCAAAGGTTGTCCAATTGTTCCTGAGGATTTTTTCTATCAGAGTTTTAAACTGAAGTACAATAAAGTCTTGGCATTTATAACTTCAATTGGTAGGTGGTTTCATGTATTTATAACCCTGTTGGTGTAAAAgcatctgttttctgtcctacattgtggcttgttgagcttgaagctgttgccccaTGTCTTGTAATCTGTTCCACAACTGTTCCCGAAGAAGTATTTCCTCATGTTTTACTTGGAGAGTTCTTAATGGTGGCTCTTTGATGCTTGCCACCTGGCAAGCTCCATCCAATTCAATCCATGCCAGACCTTTTCGAATCATATATAAGCCTAACAGGGACAAAAGTCAAAACCTGGCTCCTCTTTGAGGCACAAGGAGAAGGGAAATGTAGATCACCCCTAATCAAGAAAAGGGTACCAGAAAGGTGgatgaatcaaaacagatgacagCAAGGTTGACAAAGCATAGAAAATGGGACATTGAAGCCATGTGACTCATGAACCACATGGTGGTGAAGCAATTCTCACATTAGTAGCACCTGTGCACCTCAAGGGACTGCATACCTTCCTTCTCGATCTACAAACTTTGAATCCTTAGTCATATTACTTGGCGCTTACTTTAATCACATTTGCGGTAATGCTTCTCTTTCTGTCCCAGTTTTTTCAGATAAGTGCAGTCCATCCTGGAATCTGTGTTTGTTCTATGGGGCCATTTGCTTGTGTATTTGTTGAGTTTTAGCATTTGTTTTGCAATgcatgtacagtgtgtgtgtgtgtgtgtgtgtgtgtgtgtgtgtgtgtactcacctatttgtgcttgcaggattgagcattggctcttggatcccgcctttccagccatcggttgtttacagcaatgactcctgtcccatttccctatcatacctaattttaaaattatgaatagagtttgcttccacaacctgttccccaagtgcattccatttttccactactctcacgctaaaagaaaacttcctaacatctctgtgactcatctaagtattcggtttccacccatgtcccctcgttctgttattattacgtgtgaacatttcatctttttccactttgtcaattcccctgagtattttatatgttcctatcatatctcctctctcctgtGTTCATGGACGTGTCATTTCTCAGCTGGGGCTttatgaccagtgctcaccaggccagccaggggcggtggggtccgtccttccgtcggcaCCACAGCACGGTGCTGGAGTTTGCGGAGGTGTGGTTTTCTCTCCGGAGGGTTCAGGTCGCCGCTGATCGACAGTCAGGCTCCATGTGGACTgcccccggtggttcattgtttGAACCGAGGGGTTTCGATGCGGTTCTTGGCTCTTTGGTGATGgtcacttcgggtgactcgtctgccgagttctcagggtttggctctcctggcagttcacgttcGGGGGGTGTCCAATGTTTTGGCCGACGGCCTGTCTCGGTTCGTTCCCCCCTCCACGGAATGGCCGGTCGACGccgactcgttcagttggctctaccagacgttcgggcgcctggaggtggacctcttcacgtcgACGTGGTCGCGGCGCCTtctgatatatgtggcatccttccccgactgcgaggccttcctggtcgatgcctttcggcaggacttgtCGAGGTGAGGGTTCCTGTACCTATTTTCCCCCCCAGttccgctgttgctccaggtttCAGATGCTGCTTgcacggtgtccgaacccggaggtttttccgcggctctgcctctttcagcagatcagaccagtgcgtcacgtggctggttcaatcttctcctcgagtctatgCGTATGATGTTTTTGACCTGGGTCTATCATGATCTCTGTGGTGATCAGATGACttcgttgttggtgtcccacctgcaggctTCGCCTCGGCGGCAGTACTGTATGAGGTCtcttggcggtccttccgtttttcTTTCGCTTCGTAGGTATACTTCGCTGTCGGTTAAGGTTatcttctcttttctttcttgggTGTTCCAGGACTGTCgtcttatgctgaatactgttgCCTCCTATCATGCTGTGCTGGCGAAGCCACTACAGcatgctttcggtattgatgttacttctgcactgTTTCACAAACTGTCTcgtgtgttgtttcacctccggactGCTCATGGGCcgcttgagccgtcctggtcgcttgacagggtgctctcttatctctcttctcctcggtttgtaaaGGCCCCTTTGATTCAGGAATGTTTCTCTAAGGCTCTtttttttcttgttggcattggcctctgggggttgggtcggggagcttcatgctctcctccggtgcaggggtttctgctcgttTGGTCCTGGTAGTAGGTTTGTTCATTTTCAGCCATCTCCTTCATTTCTGGCAAaaaaatgagactgctgctttccagaggggtccttgggttgttgatgcttgcttCATTAGGCtgagggtgcatcatgttttgagtccggttgcggctcttcgctgGTTTTAGCGCGCCACGTCCTCTGTGACTGGGGacccgctttgggttgatcccatttcctttcttccctgttccagggttcgggtctcccaggtcgtcctcaGGATTATTCATTCTAgatagcctgcagtctatccccgtgcccttgacattcgtaagtttgctgcctttgctgctgtttttggtaatatgtcttgggttgacattcgggcgcGGGTTTTTTTGagattgaacagggtcctggctgcacgttACTTGGTgaacgttcctgggcctagtcaggcctgtgttgctttgggtcagcagttgcagccagttgtctcgactttgcatTGAGAAGTGAGCAgcgaccacctcccgggtaagtccctctgatTTTCATCTTTTGGTAGGTAGCTCCGGGAAGCTGAAGGGGGGCTCCCCcataaaaccagtgttgaatgtaatgaaacgctattttctgggcgagacccgtaggctccccggcaaccctccctcccccaggtcgGCATTTTTTCTTGTTTTTGGTATCcaacctcagaactggggtgtggattgccagcgtggggggtctggggctcccccttccccctcccagggaggggggaacaGTGCAGACAATGGCGCGGCGatgtgtgatgtcatgctcgtttgctcgtttttgtttggagagttctgtccactagttcggctttttgtagcaattttcaccagaataggggtttgttttggggcacctatctttctgggtgactgacctggtcgatggcagacagaatgcttccaaccacacaggggtttttaTAGGCCATTTCTCCTCgctcctctctgagggggccaggttctggctcgtggtccctggtaggcctacagaactccatacacatgactgatgccaaagtctgacattagcaatatcagcctggatagctctgggaagcttccgggtctcacccagaaaatggcatttcattacattaaatgtTGGTTTTTTGTTCATCCCCAgttcagggacgtgaggtttcgtGGTGGGGCATCAGACTTACTATATTAAGGATTTCCTGTTTGGCTTGAATGTGTctttctggacattcatgaggttggcACATGTAGTTGTTTGTCACCTTTGGGTGTAAAGGGTTTGCATCTTAGCCTACCTCGACAACTGACTGGTTTGGGTTCAGGCAAGTCCATGTGACTATAAGCCAgaaatctgttttttttttccaatCCCAGTTGCTTTTGTCACAAATTTGAATGTGGATAGACCTGGTCTAGGATTTTCAGTCAACTTCCCATCTCCTTTCTACCTGCATCTCTGCTCTATTGAGATGGTTGTCTCTGGCTGATGACAGAGTCCCCCAGGTCACCTATCGTTTTCTCGAGTggatgtgcgggagtctgaactttgtgTGGTTTATTCTATGGGCAGGTTTTGGGTCTTGGCATTGTGCCATTTTCTTTATTTTATCTCTTCGTTATGTCTGGGACTGTTGTCATCATCTTCATTGTCATCAGATGTCTCTGATGGCTTCTGGCTTGCCAGTTTCTTTGGGCTTTTTGGGGTTCTATTCCATGGTGCCTCCCTTCCCCTACACTTGATCTTTTCATGGATGCCTTGGCTGTTGGTTGGGGATTTGACCCTGGCTGCTCAGGCTCATTGCATGGGTCAGTTGATATCGGCATACAGCATGGTGCATGA from the Procambarus clarkii isolate CNS0578487 chromosome 10, FALCON_Pclarkii_2.0, whole genome shotgun sequence genome contains:
- the LOC123775212 gene encoding zinc finger protein 678, giving the protein MISRDEYILPQGMLHDALGRGAMEREAVVGTNNLMAVSNEAQKRPSVFPMEARDAKKSRSKTLQFICSIPECAEKFNCQENLETHRKLHLGVKPFTCDVCGKVCQTESKLKNHQASHANDGIKPKCDICERSFSSRSALNKHKKMLHKHKPHVCPHCHSGFEKRRYMVVHAKRAHNADLPLEMKESESPVSAENFEMNNLDSNPNLSDCKHFYKENYSLPINEDPLTHSTAPNNSLDPLVEHAQPTQSDLSLVQKKTNVPGAFSVCAPISCEFCTSTFPSIAYLEQHMEVHLGEKTYACHNCGISVSSLLDLSSHLKLHTTGVESSNFIPPNYSNGNFNQFVPLPAQHGNTRSSQMFDKYICIECNEQFLNLGSLKRHQAKGHSNAVMNA